CTATTTAAAATTTAAGGCTCGAAACTCTCGAATTTTCCGTTTTCATAAAACAAAACAATGCGTTTTATTTTATTGTTTTGATTTCCAATCACTTGACTTAATATATCTTCAGGTGAATTTTCTAATCGCTGAGAATCCGATATTTTTTCAGGAGCTTTATCTTTGGTCGATATAACCGATTCTCCAGGAGCTGTCAGAGGAATCTCTGTTTCGGTTTCATCCACTCGGAATTCGTCATCTTCATTTATCATGGTAAAAAGATCGGGTAGAGGTGTTGTTCTTACCTGATCTTCTTCAGGCTGCTCTTCCGGAATTGTGGTTTCCGGTAATTCTGATTTTAGCATTTCGCCTTCACCGGTAACCAACCAGTCCCAAAGAAGTTCAGGAAAGCGGGATTTTATTTTTATGATAAACTCCAGTGATGGTTTATTTCTTCCTGACGTAATATGCGAAATGGAAGAACGCTGCACATCAATCTCATCTGCAAATTCAGATGGGGTAAGTTGGGAGTACTCTATAACTTTTGAAATTCTTTCGTTTAAACTCATAAAAATAAGCTTTTAATTATGTTACAAATGTAACTTATAAAATTTACAAAAGCAAAACACAAATGTAAATAATTAAAATAATTATGAATATACAAATGTAACAAGAAGGTAAAATACTGATATATAGATATTTTATATTAAATTACAAATGTATTTTAATATTGTAATAATTATGTTTAATCAATACTAGGATACAGTTTTTAGGCTATTTTTCTATTAAACAACTTCAAAAAACAGACTAAATAGATGATTTTTCCATCATAAAGATCCTTTTTTAACTTCAAAATTTTAGTACATATCTATTTTACAATGTTAATCGACTAGAAATTGAGAAATAATCATTAATCGTTAAAAATCATATCCAGAATAGTATATATTGCAGTTTAAAATAGTTTTACATAGGTAAATTACTATTGTAAATCGATTTGATTTGGTATTTTCAACAGATTTTAACAGTAAATTTCTATGAATTGATGAAATTAATTTTCTGTTATCTTTTAAAGCTTTCTCAAAAATAAAATTCATATCAAATTTCGATATTTCTCAGATTTGTATCCGGTTTACATTTATATAAAGCGGTAAATTTCTATTTTATCCACAACTTATTTGTTTAAAAAAAATATACATATTTGTCTTATAATAGGCTTTTGAACACTTCAAGTATTCTTATAAATATCATTTAGATAGATTTTGTAACTTATTGAATATAAATATTTTAAATATATTTAATTAAATTATTCGCAATCCACAATTTTATCAACAGACAATTTGTCAACATAAGCTGTTTAATAATGTTACGCATGTTAATACTCCAATACCAGGTAAAATCCTTAATTTAACTTTTGTAAACTTAATTTTGTTTACAATAATTTTAACAATTTTCGTCATATTTATGCTGTTTACAAATGTTAATATTTATTGTATGCCTTAAAATGGTTAAATTTGATTCCAGTAAATTATTTTTCCAGCAATGAACTTTGAATCTATTTATTCTCCCAGCCCTGATTTCTCAAATCGCTATATTTCCCCTGAAAAATTATTTTCTTACCTACAGACAAATCTCAGCGATTATATTCAGGAGATCGGAACTTCTTATTTAGAGAAGCCTATTTATCAATTAAGCATAGGAACCGGAAACATTCAGGTGTTGGCTTGGTCACAAATGCACGGAAATGAATCCAATGCTACGCATGCCATGCTTGATCTTTTAACAAGCCTTGATAAGCTTCCCGAAATGAAGGATGACTTATTTAGTAAAATCAGACTAGATTTTATTTTTATGCTCAACCCCGATGGATCTGAAAGATGGACAAGGCTTAATGCAGCAGATATTGATCTTAACCGTGATTTTCATAATGAAGCAAGCAAGGAGATTAAGTTTCTGAAAAAAGCAGCGGCTTCAAAGAAATATGATTATGCCTTAAACCTCCATGAGCAGAGAACCATTTTTACAACAGACGGTATTCATCCGGCTACACTTTCTTTTCTTGCTCCTTCTGAAAATGTAGAACGTACTGTTACCGAAAACAGAAAAAAATGTATGGCTGTAATCGGAAATGTTTATACCCATTTAAAGGAAATGA
This Chryseobacterium sp. G0162 DNA region includes the following protein-coding sequences:
- a CDS encoding M14 family zinc carboxypeptidase yields the protein MNFESIYSPSPDFSNRYISPEKLFSYLQTNLSDYIQEIGTSYLEKPIYQLSIGTGNIQVLAWSQMHGNESNATHAMLDLLTSLDKLPEMKDDLFSKIRLDFIFMLNPDGSERWTRLNAADIDLNRDFHNEASKEIKFLKKAAASKKYDYALNLHEQRTIFTTDGIHPATLSFLAPSENVERTVTENRKKCMAVIGNVYTHLKEMIPNQIGRYSDEFYPTSTGDNFIKAGMPTILFEGGHFVDDYTRRGTRKYYTIALYYALKAISELNSDSTGWEAYLDIPENKETHYDIIYRNVRLNTEHECILDIAVQYREMKEDGKDEISFVPFVMEAGDVKKRKGWLEIDCTGKKFVSSNKYPKLDAVVDFTIED
- a CDS encoding helix-turn-helix domain-containing protein translates to MSLNERISKVIEYSQLTPSEFADEIDVQRSSISHITSGRNKPSLEFIIKIKSRFPELLWDWLVTGEGEMLKSELPETTIPEEQPEEDQVRTTPLPDLFTMINEDDEFRVDETETEIPLTAPGESVISTKDKAPEKISDSQRLENSPEDILSQVIGNQNNKIKRIVLFYENGKFESFEP